The DNA window agctttTGAAATTGGAGCagttcctggcatcaattcgATGCTAAAATCAAGCTCTCTCTGCAGTGGAAAACATGGTATCTCCTCCAGAAAAACATCAGAAAATTATTTCACCACCGGTATATCAGACAATCTCGGCTCTTCCTTTAAAGCATCCAcagcataaatcatatatctctCATTTCCTAAGGATAATAGCTTAAACATTTCCATCGCTGAAACTAAAGGTATTTTAGCTTGCGATCCTcgaccataaaaattccatttgTCACCAAGATGAGGTCGAAAACGTACTACACCATGAAAACAGTCTACAGTAGCTCGATAATTTGTCAAGGTATCCATACcaatgatacaatcaaagtcataCATCGGTAACACAATCAAATTAGTAATCATAATACTGTCACCGAAATGAAATACACAGTTCAACACAATCTGCCCTGATAAAATTACTTTACCGGCTGGAGTGGACACAGATACAAACTCATCCAATGATGTAGTCACAAAGTCATATTCATCAACAAAATTGGATGCAAGGAAAGagtgagatgctcctgtatcaaataaaactcgTGCAGTGTAACCATTAATTAAACAAGTACCTGCGATTACACCACCTGGAGCCTCTCTGGCTTGATCCTCTGTCAAAGCATACACTCTAGCCTGTTGTGGACCTGGGAATGATTGAGGTGCATTACCCCGAACCTGTGGATAATTGGACTGCTGAAAAGATTGCGCAGGAGTAAAGGGTCTCTGAGACGAACCACCCGAAAAACCACCTCTGTTCTGAGGAAACTGTTGTGGTCTCATCTGCCCTTGAGTACGGTTTGGACAagctctagcaaagtgtcctgtCTGACCGCAATTATGACAAGTCCCACGTACACCACCACACTGAGATGTATGATGTCTACCTCCACAACACTCACAATACACCACTGAATACTGATTTCCTGAAAACGGCGTCCCCGATACACTTTTAGATCCACTTGAGCTAGATGAACTCGACTGACCTTTCTTCTTGAAGTTCTTTCCTATGGGCTTAAACCTTTGAGGTTTTTGGTGTTGGAAGAACTGCTGCTGCTGAAAAGGCTGCTGAGGTACATAAGATGATGTACCCATTGGTAATTGCATACCTCCACTGGGTATCTGTAAAGTCTGCTGCTGATTATCTCTTTGAAATCCTGCTTCTAGTCTTATTGCCTTGTTGACTGCATCGGCATAGCTAACAGGATTACTAGCCAGAACCAAGGAATATAAATGAGAACCCAATCCTTCCAGAAATTTCTCCATTTTTGCCCCATCATTACCAGCAATATGCGGCACGTAAATCAATAAAGATGATAATTGTCGAGCATATTCCACAACTGGTAAATTACCCTGAACCAATTTATGAAATGCAGATGATTTGGCAGCATAATAAGAAGGCGGAGAATACTCTTGTCTGAACTGAGTACTGAAAACATCCCCAAGTAATAACTGTGCCAGCATCACGCAAAGCCCTGGCAGTAGCCTCCCACCAACGTTCAGCATTGTCCCTCAGCTGAAGAACTACTAATTTTACTCTTCGGTTGGAATCATATTCCACCAAATCAAACAAATTATTCATGGCCCTTAACCAACTTTCAGCTTTTTCATTACCTTCGGAGCCATCAAAGATAGGAGGATTCAGATTCTGAAATCTCGATACCACCAATTCCATATCATTCACTCTACGGGTGATCTGTTCAACTTCCACATTAACATTCTGTACTGCTTCACCAGTAGGTCGACCACGTCTACCTCGAGCattcacatcaatatcatccatATTCTGAGCACCAGACTCTTGAACCACTTCTTTACCTTTCCTACCTCTAGGTGCCATTCTACAAAACCAAAGTTAATTCCCAAAATATTCATTAACTTCAAAATAATTCAAAGCACCGAAAAGGAAATGCCAAAATACTCAAGAATCCATTACCTACTAATGCCAAAACATGTTCATTTCTAAAATACTAACATGCAATTCAAACCAGGCAAAAGCAAGTAATTCCAAATAATCAATCACATGCGCACAATTTATTTGTGCCTAGACTCGAGTGTACTAACTCTATATGAGCGTATCCCAGtctacgctctgataccaaactgTGAGGGCCTTGTTcctgattaatattttattaacacACAATCAGgattaattattataaacagcgaaaacgagttaaaattttgctttttggcccaatagaaatttcggcatgacctccccgtaaatAGGGTATAccggaaaaatataaaataaccaAAACGACTAAATCAAAACCCTCAACAAACATCCAATACGAAACAATGCCAACCAGGCACAATCACAACAACGATCCTCCACAAACACAATATACAACTACTCGGGGCATACCCCGGTAATACATAGACTccataatacataaatataatatctgggGACTCGATGACTGAACTCACAGAGAAAAACAATGAAAGCTTGAGCTCAAAACTCAAAGAGCTCTAGCGCCCCTCGGTGCTTCATCCTGAGGAGCCGAAGACGAACCACCTACATGACCTGCTATGGAAACACAGAACAAACCACAGCAGTCCCAAAGGACATGGGTCAAACCCCAGTACGAAGATCAAATAAATTACAGCATATATAAATGACATGTAATGAAATCAATGCAATGCATGTACGGGTGCAAGATGTCTGGATGTCAGGAGTCAAAGGATCGATATCAACAATCATAATATGCTCGAGCTGGTCCACGACTCAGCGGACCTGTCCACGACTCAGCGGACAGTGTCTAGGGATATGGCTTCACACTTGATGCCAGCAACTACCTAAGCCGGACCGAGTCAAGGTGCCCAAAATCCACAAGACAcagtataatatcatatacaGATCTCAATCGAATATCAACGGGTATCAATAACTGAAGGGCTCAATATGAATGTGTGCTCAACAATGTATATCAATCCATAGATTATtccaatatatttgaaaatcatgttttattttaagaaaataaggAATAATCTTAAATTTGCATCCAAATTCCACAAAGAGCACATAATCACATAATTCACATAAAATCAATTAACTCACATCAATTAAATTACACGTCGACATAGACGCTGTAAGAAATCGATCAATCCGTACCTTAACcttcaaattaaattaccaCAATAATTACGAAGACCTCGGCGCTTCCTGGTTATCAAAACCTGTGGCAATGAGTTTATTTTCATCAATTAAATACTCAACTCTTATCCAATTACAATTTACCAATTCCAGCTTGTACCTAGGATCGATTTTAAGGTCATAACTCAATCAAAACCTAACCGAATTACACTTATCATATATGGCTGAAATCCTAACTCAAAATCCCACATTTCATCAGAAGATACCGACACAAAAATCCGTCATCTAGATGCTGATAAACACCAAAAACAAGAAActttgaaaacaataaatctGTACAGATTCTGGTTCGACACCTTGTagcataaaattcatatctaattCATTATTGACCCAATTCAAAATCCGCCAATTGGAGATGAAAGACAACTCAAATATCTAAGTTTTCCTAGAAGAAATCATTCCCAAAATCTTAGTAGATAATTCCAGAATTAAGCAAGAACATGCTGTTACTCCCAAACTCGCGGACTGAATTCCCAGACTGAGCAGTTTCGGTAAAATGAGCATAACTCCCTCAATTCTTAATGGAATTTAACGGGTCAATTATCGTTTCGAAGACAAGACATGGCTCTACAACTTTCATATAGATCACAAGTCCAGAATCCGAGTGAAAACAGGTCACAAACTCGAATTACAGAATGTATTCTGCACGCATCAGTACAGAGTTCGGTTTTTGACACATTATGgtagaaaaatcatatcaaatccgtTTCTTATCCAAATACAATGATTCTAGTGGCTATAGAAAGCTAACAAACAGAGCTACCAATTCTTTTTGAACCACAAGTCGAGATTCTTAACGCACAATACACAAAACTTCAAATTTCAGAAGCACAAAAACTGAACTCACCAAAATTCTGCACAGAACAGGGCTCACGAAATGGTGCTTCGATCTGCTCGCTCCCTTGATCAAAATTCGTGATTTCTGACTTGAATCGAAGCCTAGGATGTTAGAAAGACACCCCTTCAGACCGATCAAGATTTGGACACCGGACGAAGGAGATATCGCAACTTTCCCGCAGCTGCTCCAAGGGTTGCGGGAATTgggtttcttctttctttttcacTTTTCTTCCTTCTCTCACTTCTTTTCTCTTTTTATGCGatatgtgtgtatgtatatgtatatttataaCTCAAGCCCATTTATCTCGGTCTGTATTTATTTTGCTCTCGTGTGTTATTAAATTCCAATATGCATTTTAATATCGTCTATAAACCGATATTTtctaatacatatttttaaacacACTATTTAATTTttggcttaattattttaaattcctcaatttaaaataattaatcttaattatcaccaaataacatataattaaatcgGGTCATtacagtttccaatcatctataagTATGGCTCTCTACGAGGCactgtatgggaggaagtgtagATTGCCGATTCATTTGTATGAAGTCGGTAAGagatcagaacttggtccagagattgttcagtggactgcagatgtggtggttaagattcgatacagcatgaagaccgcccaaagtcatcaaaagagttatgctgacaagaggagAAGGGATCTTAAGTTTGCtgtaggtgatcacgtttttgtaaagataccacctatgaagggtgttatgaggtttgggaagagagacaagctcagtccgagatttattggaccgttcgaaatacttgacagagttgggactctagcttatcgtgtagccctaccACCAAATCTGGCCGAGGTACACAACGTGGTCCACGTctcaatgctgaggaagtatctagCAAACCCTTCGCACGTTTTGAGTTTTGAGCCGTTCCAGTTGGCTCCAGATCTAtcgtatgaggaaagacctgtccaaatcctagatAGACATGATCTGAGGCTTCGGAACAAAGTAACCAATTAGTCAAATTccggtggctgaatcaatcagtggaagaaGCCACCTGAGAGGCTGAGGCACACATGAGGAATCGCTACCCGGAACTGTTttgtaagacttaatttcgaggacgaaatttatttaagtgggggaggaattgtagagcctaaaatcagtacacgtaaaacccatgcatttatttaattgtaaattatttatttaagtttaaaattatttttgagatgcatgatttatgaatttgcagtattaattatttatgtataGGTGATGCACgtttaaatgttttcttgagtttcacgTTTTAGGCGAGTATTCGacgcgggatcgaggaaaagagaccggtgacgattttggcaatttgaaaatgtggtattttatttcaagttagGATTGGAGCatattaaatgatttatttagttttaataattttaaagcctaatttaattattagacgatttttaagattttaaacttttaacgTTATCAATTGTGTAGTTTATTTTAAATCTAGAGATTCTATTAAAGCTAGTAGGGGGTTAGCATTTTATTAGCATTTTTGGTTATCATTTGAATTAACATTTTGGTTAGcattttaattctttaattaagcAAAACTCACCCGCAaaacacacacacttacacatcCATTTTGGAAAGAAGTGGTAGGGTTCTTGAGTTTTCATTTCAGCAGCCTCCATATCACCATTCCCAGACATTTTTCTGAGATTCACGTTGGTTTTGTTGGAAGAAATCGTGCCGCGTTCGTCCCTGATCAACCCTCGCACCTTCCCTGCTTCGGTATCATCGTTTCAGAATTTTTAAAGATCAAAGGCAAGTATGTTGGGAAAAGGTATGAGCAAAAacgtttgaaatgatttttggatcaaaatttttagatctaaaaatgtATATGTTGTCATTTCGATTGCTACAAAAATTCGGTCGATTTTCTGGAAAggttttcaacatataaaacgtattaatttttgataccttcgatttgacagtaaattcgtaatttttggacaaaaaacgagtgagttatgattgttTTCGTGGGAATGCTCAAATtgtgattttatgaaaatgtgttcttgaaatGTTCTTGAATTTTATTTGTTGCATGCTTTGTTGGAGAACGTTGGCTGATCACTGCTACGTTTAGGTACATTGAGTATGAGGTTGGGATGATGTTTGGGTGCAAAACTAGCACCGTAGCGCTCTTGTGGAGCGCCGCCGTGCCCTACACTCGCATGTCAGAGCGCTGCCTGGAGGCGCCACTGCGATAGGGCTACGACCCTTCTAGCGCTACGGTGCTATAGCCTAGTGCCTAGGCACTAGGCAACGCTGCAGCACAGCAAGGCCCATCGCCTAGTGCttgaacatgatttttaaaCCCCATTGGGCTCATGTCTTCTAtgtttttggaaattttcacaCATCATTTTAGGATTTGTTTCGGGGATTGAAGTCatgtttagtacgatgattaaacgaggtcaagtctcgagtgatttagaatgtcataagaAATTTGTCATTTCAGGTGTTGAGCACGACAATTATGTCTAAGCTATGGAAAAATTAAGTGCATGTAATCATGTTAGAATGTGCAGCAATGGCCTCAAAcaagatccaacgaatccctcaacgccatgtaagtatgtttgacgttcaaaagaaaaatattttatgtttttgaagtATGCTAAATGTTTTGTGACCAATAATGAATGAGTTTGGAAGTCGATGAATGTGTccaaggacctctccaccccagtaaagcatgaccgggtttatatcaggattggaaagcggtaaaacaTGACCAGGGAtttcatgtatgtggtagtggactttccctgccagcccagtactgtggtttagtctgatcagacacaTTTATgaatgggtcacttgctttgaaacatatctctacgcaaaatgatgaagtttatgcatgttcaagtatgtatgatgcaagtatacttatgaaaagttttatgatgatggcacgtctacgtTTACGTTAATATGTTCAAGTTTCAGTATGTATGTTctactttaaaatgcatgtggttttactacgtattacttgttattcccagtatatatgtgttgagtctttagactcactagacttgatcgatccAGGTGAGGACGAGTACGATGAGacgagaggtggggaccaatgagccggaTGTGGCTACGCAGGAGGCTAAACTCGTGGACCTCCCATGTTTAAAGAATTTATGAGTGTTGATTCAAATACTCATATTTTTACGAGATTGTTTACGATGTTAAACTTTTAACCTTTTGCAAACTTcgattttaattgtttttatttcaaaatattttaagacGAGCAATATTTTTAACGCAATTTTaaagattattatttatttaagaaaatttttatttttctgaaaatttcaaaTAGTATAAAATTACGATACGTTACAATTGCGGACTTCAAACTATTGCCATGACTTATCTTTAATGCCTTCCAGCTGTTGTTTGGCATTATTTTTTTGAGTGGGTCGAGTGGTCCCTCCACCTGAGTTGTCTTCTtcctagattattaatctagaaaCAATTTGTTCTTCTGATCTTATCTCCTGGCATAACCAGTTGATATGTTTCTGGATAATATCAGCTGATATCTCATTTCCTACTTCTTTTAGCCTTTTGTGGTAGGCTTTGAAATTCATCAGCTGTTTTCTTATTCTCTTGGTGCGTCTTTTAGAAACCTTCAAATATGTATAATACATTTTCTTCAGGTTCCGACTTTGTTCTTGTGTATTTTACTAGTTCTCATTTAATCTTTATTTATAGGTGTAATTGGGTCCAAGTTCTCTTGTTCATTTAGTGGGTTAGTAAAATGCACACTTTCTTTTGTCGGAGaatttttaactttttttatCCCCAAGAAAAGTGATTAGGGTCACATGTCCACTTATTTTTGTCGAGGATTCTTAAACTTTTGATGTCCCTGAGGAAAACATGGTTGTGGTCCTGTCTCTGCAAGATGCTTCATGTCTGATCTAGGTTTGAAGCCCTTGCCAAATTCTGGCTCCTTTTGATTTGGGCATTCTGGGCAGATCTGTTGCagaatttccgacgagtttctttactcCTCCCCGGCAGGTTGCTATTCCATagaagatttcttttcttttcaaatagatCTTCTGAAAAACTTGTGGTTTTTCTTGTCATAGTATTTAACAGAAAGGATCCGTTTaccaaattatgataaaatttAAACGAAAACTTAACTTTGTTCATCTCAATAAGACAGACCCATAGATCCATTTCTCTTCTGGTCGAAATGTTTTCTGCAGTTATGGAAGCAACAAGGGGTGTTTTTATGACGGaggatccttgataaatttctggACATTTGAATCTGACATCCTTAActtgataaaataaaaaacttcTTGTAAGTCTTTCCCTGCTAGTTCTGGGGCTGTACTGAAAAAGTATAGCTACAGGATGTCTCCTCTAGACAAATAGTCATTATTTACCGAAGTTTTTTGAACAGCTTCCTGAAAACATTTTGGTAGACCTGAAATTTCTGGGAAACTGGGTGATGTGGTATAAACTAaggcaagagccccgaattcataccatgcattgacctcctttggatatgaatttggttTCATCCATATCCTAGGATATTTTCCAGAAACATCAACCCTAATGGTGGCGGGGTTAATGCCTACTCATGCTTTTAATTTTTCTCAGTATTGTTGATATACCTGGAATGGAGAAATTGTAACTTCATTAGTTCCAAACTTAAATTTTCCCTTGTCAGTATTCAGTCTAAGGTTGATCTTTCCCTCTTCAATCCTCAAGGTGAATGGTTGGCTTGAGGACTCGATAGGGATCTGAagtttcaatttttgtttcagccgaaTCATCTagagatgatcccgacttaacacttgtgctaggggtatttgaatcccctgcTCCAGATATAGAGtcttgtactcgaaaactctccttTTGGAAACCAATGGCTTCTAAATGCCTTGAAGGATAGACCTTTgtattacagaccataactgagtatatgcctgtaaacatcctgtaattcgatcagagacaactcTCTTATcggcttgttgtagccttcccgcaacttctgcgttcaAGACCAGCTTGTTAAAAtcgttttgaagcatttcaaggtgttccctcaaatgcctctgcatttTCATGATGGCATCGATTTCACCGATGTCCATCTCTtattaaaaaatctgcaagaatatattcatgagattttataatcacaatatcaaaaatataattttgacatagaGCTTGACATCTTAATAATCTTGTATTCTCAGGTTTAGATTCTATTATATTCCTTAAGAAAGCTTTCGCATGTGTGTTATCAACCTTTAAAGTAAATTTCTTTGCATGTAAaaataatggccatttttcaaaagccctttt is part of the Primulina eburnea isolate SZY01 chromosome 1, ASM2296580v1, whole genome shotgun sequence genome and encodes:
- the LOC140829619 gene encoding uncharacterized protein isoform X1, coding for MLNVGGRLLPGLCVMLAQLLLGDVFSTQFRQEYSPPSYYAAKSSAFHKLVQGNLPVVEYARQLSSLLIYVPHIAGNDGAKMEKFLEGLGSHLYSLVLASNPVSYADAVNKAIRLEAGFQRDNQQQTLQIPSGGMQLPMGTSSYVPQQPFQQQQFFQHQKPQRFKPIGKNFKKKGQSSSSSSSGSKSVSGTPFSGNQYSVVYCECCGGRHHTSQCGGVRGTCHNCGQTGHFARACPNRTQGQMRPQQFPQNRGGFSGGSSQRPFTPAQSFQQSNYPQVRGNAPQSFPGPQQARVYALTEDQAREAPGGVIAGTCLINGYTARVLFDTGASHSFLASNFVDEYDFVTTSLDEFVSVSTPAGKVILSGQIVLNCVFHFGDSIMITNLIVLPMYDFDCIIGMDTLTNYRATVDCFHGVVRFRPHLGDKWNFYGRGSQAKIPLVSAMEMFKLLSLGNERYMIYAVDALKEEPRLSDIPVVK
- the LOC140829619 gene encoding uncharacterized protein isoform X3, producing the protein MLNVGGRLLPGLCVMLAQLLLGDVFSTQFRQEYSPPSYYAAKSSAFHKLVQGNLPVVEYARQLSSLLIYVPHIAGNDGAKMEKFLEGLGSHLYSLVLASNPVSYADAVNKAIRLEAGFQRDNQQQTLQIPSGGMQLPMGTSSYVPQQPFQQQQFFQHQKPQRFKPIGKNFKKKGQSSSSSSSGSKSVSGTPFSGNQYSVVYCECCGGRHHTSQCGGVRGTCHNCGQTGHFARACPNRTQGQMRPQQFPQNRGGFSGGSSQRPFTPAQSFQQSNYPQVRGNAPQSFPGPQQARVYALTEDQAREAPGGVIAGHVGGSSSAAQDEAPRGARAL
- the LOC140829619 gene encoding uncharacterized protein isoform X2, which codes for MLNVGGRLLPGLCVMLAQLLLGDVFSTQFRQEYSPPSYYAAKSSAFHKLVQGNLPVVEYARQLSSLLIYVPHIAGNDGAKMEKFLEGLGSHLYSLVLASNPVSYADAVNKAIRLEAGFQRDNQQQTLQIPSGGMQLPMGTSSYVPQQPFQQQQFFQHQKPQRFKPIGKNFKKKGQSSSSSSSGSKSVSGTPFSGNQYSVVYCECCGGRHHTSQCGGVRGTCHNCGQTGHFARACPNRTQGQMRPQQFPQNRGGFSGGSSQRPFTPAQSFQQSNYPQVRGNAPQSFPGPQQARVYALTEDQAREAPGGVIAAGHVGGSSSAAQDEAPRGARAL